One stretch of Nicotiana tabacum cultivar K326 chromosome 18, ASM71507v2, whole genome shotgun sequence DNA includes these proteins:
- the LOC107832222 gene encoding methyl jasmonate esterase 1-like produces MAEYNEPLIAFMANLPQEERVVLVGHSMGGINISLAREMFPQKICVAVFVTAFMPGPNLDIVAVSQQYNQQVESHMDTEFVYSNGQEKGPTSLLRGPKVLATNFYQLSPADFYI; encoded by the exons ATGGCTGAATACAACGAGCCTTTGATAGCATTCATGGCTAATTTGCCACAAGAAGAAAGAGTTGTCTTAGTAGGTCATAGTATGGGTGGCATCAACATTTCTCTTGCCAGGGAAATGTTTCCTCAGAAGATTTGTGTTGCTGTTTTTGTCACTGCTTTCATGCCTGGTCCTAACCTTGACATTGTTGCCGTTAGCCAACAGTATAATCAACAAGTGGAATCACATATGGATACTGAATTTGTATATAGCAACGGGCAGGAGAAAGGTCCAACCTCCCTCCTCCGTGGCCCTAAAGTTTTGGCAACCAACTTTTATCAACTGTCCCCTGCTGAT TTTTACATATGA
- the LOC107832223 gene encoding protein MET1, chloroplastic-like: MASTTSSYTSLCSLLKVNQTKQNPSSCSLLKVKNHLPVLRSFCSTHLGKASILVVKSQAAKAEGEKEEQYEEYEVEIVQPYGLKFTKGRDGGTYIDAIAPGGFADKTGMFSVGDKVLATSAVFGEEIWPAAEYGRTMYTIRQRIGPLLMKMQKRYGKVEEAGELTEKEIIRAERNAGFISDRVREIQLTNARRKKEQKEQREKDLREGLQLSKNGKYEEALEKFESVLGSRPTGNEAAVASYNVACCYSKLNQLQAGLSALEDAMDAGFDDFKRIRTDPDLANLRTSEDFEPLLKKFDESFINENAINAIKSLFGFNKK; the protein is encoded by the exons ATGGCTTCTACCACAAGCAGCTACACCTCACTCTGTTCTTTGCTCAAGGTCAATCAAACCAAGCAAAACCCATCTTCCTGTTCTTTGCTTAAGGTCAAGAATCATCTGCCAGTTCTTAGGAGTTTCTGCAGTACCCATTTGGGAAAAGCTTCAATCTTGGTGGTTAAATCTCAGGCTGCAAAAGCAGAGGGGGAAAAAGAAGAGCAGTACGAAGAGTATGAAGTAGAGATTGTGCAGCCTTACGGCCTGAAATTTACCAAAGGCAGAGATGGGGGTACTTACATTGATGCCATTGCCCCTGGAGGTTTTGCCGACAAGACTGGCATGTTCTCTGTCGGTGATAAAGTCCTTGCCACCAG TGCAGTGTTTGGAGAAGAAATATGGCCCGCTgctgaatatggaagaacaatgTACACTATCAGACAGAGAATTGGACCTTTGCTCATGAAGATGCAAAAGAGATATG GGAAGGTGGAGGAAGCAGGTGAATTGACAGAAAAGGAAATTATCAGAGCAGAGAGGAATGCTGGTTTCATTAGTGATAGAGTTAGGGAGATTCAA TTGACAAATGCTCGGAGGAAGAAAGAACAAAAGGAGCAAAGAGAAAAGGACCTTCGTGAAGGACTGCAACTTTCTAA GAATGGCAAATATGAAGAAGCACTAGAAAAATTTGAGTCTGTGTTAGGATCAAGACCAACTGGAAATGAAGCTGCTGTGGCAAGTTACAATGTCGCCTGTTGTTATTCCAAGCTTAATCAG CTTCAAGCGGGGTTATCTGCCTTGGAGGATGCAATGGATGCAGGATTTGATGATTTTAAG AGAATCAGGACAGACCCTGATCTTGCCAATCTAAGGACGTCTGAGGATTTTGAGCCTCTCCTGAAGAAGTTCGATGAATCTTTCATTAACGAGAACGCCATCAATGCGATCAAGTCCCTATTCGGCTTCAACAAGAAATAG